A genomic stretch from Acropora palmata chromosome 13, jaAcrPala1.3, whole genome shotgun sequence includes:
- the LOC141864027 gene encoding uncharacterized protein LOC141864027 isoform X2, whose protein sequence is MEYMEGGTLQQHIERQRENLQVIAEETCFVFVRDILKGLAFLNSKGLVHGDIKGDNVLLDESCTHVKLADFGLSRKIEEHVDNRDVWKTGCLHIEMLNGERSCLHDGSVFGGDQQGQRSVIPGKHFPSQATKETREFIKLVFGVDREHPPSAAEILRDATVFK, encoded by the exons ATGGAATACATGGAAG gAGGGACGCTGCAACAACACATAGAACGACAGAGAGAAAATTTGCAAGTTATTGCTGAGGAAAcatgctttgtttttgtgcgTGATATACTCAAAGGCTTAGCGTTCCTAAATAGCAAAGGGCTCGTGCACGGCGATATTAAAG GAGACAACGTACTCCTCGACGAATCTTGCACCCACGTTAAGCTAGCTGACTTCGGGTTGTCAAGAAAAATTGAG GAACATGTAGACAACCGCGATGTCTGGAAGACGGGGTGCCTCCATATCGAGATGTTGAATGGCGAACGTTCGTGCCTTCATGATGGTTCTGTTTTT GGCGGTGACCAACAAGGACAGAGGTCAGTCATACCTGGGAAACACTTTCCTTCCCAAGCAACGAAGGAAACAAGGGAGTTCATTAAGTTAGTCTTTGGGGTTGATCGAGAACACCCTCCTAGTGCAGCAGAAATACTGCGCGACGCAACTGTTTTCAAATAG
- the LOC141864027 gene encoding uncharacterized protein LOC141864027 isoform X1, which produces MCGYVKEEILALDLARKEEAKEIVKYYGAKLVGRNAIICMEYMEGGTLQQHIERQRENLQVIAEETCFVFVRDILKGLAFLNSKGLVHGDIKGDNVLLDESCTHVKLADFGLSRKIEEHVDNRDVWKTGCLHIEMLNGERSCLHDGSVFGGDQQGQRSVIPGKHFPSQATKETREFIKLVFGVDREHPPSAAEILRDATVFK; this is translated from the exons TGCGGGTATGTAAAGGAAGAAATTTTAGCATTGGATCTAGCGAGAAAGGAGGAGGCCAAGGAGATTGTCAAGTACTATGGAGCAAAACTAGTTGGCAGAAACGCCATAATTTGTATGGAATACATGGAAG gAGGGACGCTGCAACAACACATAGAACGACAGAGAGAAAATTTGCAAGTTATTGCTGAGGAAAcatgctttgtttttgtgcgTGATATACTCAAAGGCTTAGCGTTCCTAAATAGCAAAGGGCTCGTGCACGGCGATATTAAAG GAGACAACGTACTCCTCGACGAATCTTGCACCCACGTTAAGCTAGCTGACTTCGGGTTGTCAAGAAAAATTGAG GAACATGTAGACAACCGCGATGTCTGGAAGACGGGGTGCCTCCATATCGAGATGTTGAATGGCGAACGTTCGTGCCTTCATGATGGTTCTGTTTTT GGCGGTGACCAACAAGGACAGAGGTCAGTCATACCTGGGAAACACTTTCCTTCCCAAGCAACGAAGGAAACAAGGGAGTTCATTAAGTTAGTCTTTGGGGTTGATCGAGAACACCCTCCTAGTGCAGCAGAAATACTGCGCGACGCAACTGTTTTCAAATAG